One genomic segment of Coffea arabica cultivar ET-39 chromosome 6e, Coffea Arabica ET-39 HiFi, whole genome shotgun sequence includes these proteins:
- the LOC113696022 gene encoding uncharacterized protein: protein MLQWKHVSPISLQFADDCNRQFGVWPREHWITTEFGGLRINLVLKRFGSNIIFSNGMQDPWSRGGVLKNISSSIVALETEKGAHHVDFRSATNKDPEWLIDQRRQEVEIIQKWLQEY from the exons ATGCTCCAATGGAAGCATGTTTCCCCCATCTCCCTACAGTTTGCCGATGATTGCAACAGACAATTTGGAGTATGGCCTCGGGAACATTGGATCACCACTGAATTCGGTGGCTTG AGGATTAACCTGgtgctgaaaagatttggcaGTAATATCATATTTTCCAATGGGATGCAAGATCCATGGAGCAGAGGCGG TGTGCTGAAGAACATATCATCCAGCATTGTGGCATTAGAAACTGAGAAAG GAGCACACCATGTTGATTTTAGGTCTGCAACAAACAAAGATCCAGAGTGGCTCATCGACCAAAGGAGGCAAGAAGTGGAGATTATCCAAAAGTGGTTACAGGAGTATTAG